A genome region from Methylobacterium sp. FF17 includes the following:
- a CDS encoding efflux RND transporter permease subunit, whose product MFTFLVTQSLRNRLVVLAIAAVLVVYGAFTAVRLPVDVFPDLNRPTVTIMTEAEGLAPQEVEQLVTFPLETQMNGLPGVARVRSVSGVGLSVIYVEFDWNTEIYRNRQQVSERLAMARSQLPPTVSPMMGPISSIMGQIVMVAVTGDTVSAMQLREIADFTIRPRILSIPGVAQVIPMGGEVRQFRVAPQPTALRALGVTHGQLETALAQFGVNTGGGFTDQYAREYLIRNLSRTMNLDDLRNMVVATVEKKPVFLRQVAEVSFAAKVKRGDAGYMGAPAVVVSVEKQPGVDTVQLTAAVESALKDITASLPKGVRTTAISLTAIPVSILATAVIFHFAGLSINTMTLGGLAIAIGELVDDAVVDVENIFRRLRENRAEGNPRSVFDVVVAASQEVRSGIVYATMVIVLVFVPLFALSGIEGRLFAPLGQAYIISILASLVVSITLTPVMAYYLLPGLKRLDEHESGLIRVLKRGVAAMLRPALRHGRPIMFLAALAVACAGLAATFLPRAFLPPFNEGSFTVNMTFNPGISLSESNRVGLAAERMLLDIPDVLSIGRRTGRAELDEHAEGVHSSDLEIDLKAGARSKAELVADIRSRLAVLPVNVNVGQPISHRLDHMLSGVRAEIALKVFGEDLDTLRTIAEDLRRRMAGIPGIADLQVEKQVLIPQLEIRVDYARAALYGVQPAALVEQLSRLSNGQVVSRVVDGYRRFDVVMRLSDAQRTTQRLGDLLIETPSGWVPARQIADIRETDGPNQILRENARRRIVVQANTAAGADMGKVVAGIREQLAAANLPNGYVASLEGSFQAQAEAGRTIGLLSLLSLALVFTLLFSRYRSVVLTLIILGSIPLALIGSVAALWIAGQPLSVASMIGFITLTGIATRNGILKISHWLNLAIQEGLPFGPELVIRGSLERLTPVLMTALSAGVALAPLLIGADAPGKEILHPVAVTIFGGLISATLLDTVLTPILFLTFGHKPLERLRAEAIAAPPSEGIRRTTPVEAF is encoded by the coding sequence ATGTTCACCTTCCTCGTCACGCAATCCCTGCGGAACCGCCTCGTCGTCCTCGCCATCGCCGCCGTGCTTGTCGTCTACGGAGCGTTCACCGCGGTCCGGCTACCTGTCGACGTCTTCCCGGACCTAAACCGGCCCACCGTCACCATCATGACCGAGGCGGAAGGCCTCGCCCCGCAGGAAGTCGAGCAGCTCGTCACCTTCCCGCTGGAGACGCAGATGAACGGGCTGCCGGGCGTGGCCCGTGTCCGCTCCGTCTCCGGGGTCGGCTTGTCGGTCATCTACGTCGAGTTCGATTGGAACACGGAGATCTACCGCAACCGCCAGCAGGTCTCCGAACGCCTCGCGATGGCCCGCTCGCAGCTGCCCCCCACGGTCAGCCCGATGATGGGCCCGATCTCCTCAATCATGGGGCAGATCGTGATGGTGGCGGTGACTGGCGACACCGTGTCGGCCATGCAACTGCGCGAGATCGCGGACTTCACGATCCGGCCGCGCATCCTCTCCATCCCCGGCGTCGCCCAGGTCATCCCCATGGGCGGCGAGGTGCGCCAGTTCCGGGTGGCGCCCCAGCCGACGGCCCTGCGTGCACTTGGGGTCACCCATGGCCAGCTGGAGACGGCGTTGGCGCAGTTCGGCGTCAACACCGGCGGCGGCTTCACGGACCAGTACGCCCGGGAGTACCTCATCCGGAACCTCAGCCGGACGATGAACCTCGACGATTTACGCAACATGGTCGTGGCGACGGTCGAGAAGAAGCCGGTCTTCCTCCGCCAGGTCGCCGAGGTGTCGTTCGCGGCCAAGGTCAAGCGCGGCGACGCCGGTTACATGGGCGCGCCCGCCGTCGTGGTCTCGGTCGAGAAGCAGCCGGGCGTCGACACCGTGCAGCTCACCGCCGCGGTGGAGAGCGCGCTCAAGGACATCACCGCCTCCCTGCCGAAGGGCGTCCGGACCACCGCCATATCGCTCACCGCGATCCCCGTCTCGATCCTTGCCACCGCCGTAATCTTCCACTTCGCCGGGCTGTCAATCAACACGATGACCCTGGGCGGCCTCGCCATCGCCATCGGCGAGCTCGTCGACGATGCCGTGGTCGACGTCGAGAACATCTTCCGGCGGCTTCGGGAGAACCGGGCCGAGGGCAACCCGCGCTCGGTCTTCGACGTGGTGGTCGCGGCCTCCCAGGAGGTGCGCTCGGGCATCGTCTACGCGACCATGGTCATCGTTCTGGTGTTCGTGCCGCTGTTCGCCCTGTCGGGCATCGAGGGGCGCCTCTTCGCGCCGCTCGGCCAAGCCTACATCATCTCGATCCTGGCGAGCCTCGTCGTCTCGATCACCCTGACCCCCGTGATGGCCTACTATCTCCTCCCGGGCCTCAAGCGCCTCGACGAGCACGAGAGCGGCCTGATCCGGGTGCTCAAGCGGGGCGTGGCCGCGATGCTGCGCCCGGCCCTACGCCACGGTCGCCCGATCATGTTTCTGGCCGCCCTGGCAGTGGCCTGCGCCGGCCTGGCGGCGACGTTCCTCCCGCGGGCGTTCCTGCCCCCGTTCAACGAGGGCTCGTTCACGGTCAACATGACCTTCAATCCGGGCATCTCGCTCAGCGAAAGCAACCGGGTCGGGCTGGCGGCGGAGCGGATGCTGCTGGACATCCCCGACGTGCTCTCCATCGGACGCCGCACCGGCCGGGCCGAGCTCGACGAGCATGCCGAGGGCGTCCATTCCTCGGACCTGGAGATCGACCTGAAGGCGGGTGCTCGTTCGAAGGCTGAGCTCGTCGCCGATATCCGGAGCCGGCTGGCGGTGCTGCCTGTCAACGTCAACGTGGGCCAGCCGATCTCGCACCGCCTCGACCACATGCTCTCGGGCGTTCGGGCCGAGATCGCCCTCAAGGTCTTCGGGGAGGACCTCGACACCCTGCGCACCATTGCCGAGGACCTGCGCCGGCGCATGGCCGGCATCCCCGGGATCGCCGACCTGCAGGTCGAGAAGCAGGTGCTGATCCCGCAGCTGGAGATCCGGGTCGACTACGCCCGGGCCGCCCTTTACGGGGTGCAGCCCGCGGCCTTGGTGGAGCAGCTGAGCCGCCTCTCGAACGGCCAGGTCGTCTCTCGGGTCGTCGACGGCTATCGTCGCTTCGACGTCGTCATGCGACTGTCCGATGCGCAGCGAACCACCCAGCGCCTTGGCGACCTTCTCATCGAGACACCGTCCGGCTGGGTTCCGGCGCGGCAGATCGCCGACATCCGGGAGACGGACGGACCGAACCAAATCCTGCGCGAGAACGCGCGGCGCCGGATCGTTGTGCAGGCCAACACCGCGGCGGGCGCCGACATGGGCAAGGTCGTGGCCGGCATCAGGGAGCAACTCGCTGCCGCCAACCTGCCAAACGGCTACGTCGCGAGCCTGGAAGGCTCGTTCCAGGCCCAGGCCGAGGCCGGCCGCACCATCGGGTTGCTCTCGCTGCTGTCGCTGGCGCTGGTGTTCACGCTCCTGTTCAGCCGCTACCGCTCGGTGGTCCTCACCCTGATCATCCTGGGCAGCATCCCGCTCGCCCTGATCGGCTCCGTGGCGGCGCTCTGGATCGCCGGGCAGCCCCTTTCGGTCGCCTCGATGATCGGGTTCATCACCCTGACCGGCATCGCGACGCGCAACGGCATCCTAAAGATCAGCCACTGGCTCAACCTCGCCATCCAGGAAGGGCTGCCCTTCGGACCCGAACTTGTCATCCGCGGCAGCCTTGAGCGGCTGACACCGGTCCTGATGACCGCACTTTCAGCCGGGGTCGCGCTCGCACCGCTGCTGATCGGCGCGGACGCGCCGGGCAAGGAGATCCTGCACCCGGTCGCGGTGACGATCTTCGGCGGCCTGATCAGCGCCACCCTGCTCGATACGGTCCTTACGCCGATCCTGTTCCTGACCTTCGGCCACAAGCCCCTGGAGCGCCTGCGCGCCGAGGCCATCGCAGCTCCTCCCTCCGAAGGCATCCGCCGCACCACCCCGGTGGAAGCTTTCTGA